Genomic DNA from uncultured Acetobacterium sp.:
ATGACTCGTACCCCGGTAAAAACCAATTATGAATGGAGAATAATAAAATGGAACAATTGCCAAATTGCCCAAAATGCAATTCAGAATATACCTATGAAGACGGCGAGCTGTTGATCTGCCCAGAATGCGCCCATGAATGGACAGTAGACGCAGCAAACGAAAACAGCGGCGATGAAAAGATCGTCAAAGATTCAAATGGAAATGTATTAACGAATGGTGATACGGTTATTTTAATCAAAGACTTGAAAGTTAAAGGCAGTTCCCAGGATCTAAAAAAGGGAACTAAGGTAAAAAATATCCGTCTGGTTGATGGCGATCATAATATTGACTGTAAAATTGATGGTTTTGGAGCGATGTCCTTAAAATTGGAGTTTGTTAAAAAGGCATAAAGTCCTGAAACAAAAAGCAATAATAGATTGACTGATTTTCATAAGATGTAAATAACTCAATAATGAATAGACGGAAAGCCCACTGATTTTCACGAAATGAAAATCAGGGGGCTGTTTTTTTTGAAAACGTCCATCATAAAAAAGAAATTGTCTTAGAGTGAACTACCAAGTGTTAAGCTTAATATATAAATCAGTCAAACAATCGTTGAAGCAGAAAAGGCTTCTAACCGATGGAAGTTAGACTACTTTAGAATTATAAAACAGAGCGTAGTGTTGTAGCAGAAAAGAAGGCAAGAATTAAAATTGGAAAAAACAGCAGTATTAAAGATCAGAAAGTCAGAGTTGAGTCAGCATTTATTTACCAACAGGGATTTGTCTAAGTTATTTATCCCTTTAGTCATTGAGCAGTTTTTAGAATATTCGGTGGGACTAACCGCTTCCATCCTGGTGGCTCATGTCGGTGAGGCAGCAGCCTCCGGAGTATCCCTGGTAGAATTCGTAATGGCATTGCTGATCAGTATCTTTGCGGCATTAGCAACCGGTGGTGCCGTGATTGCCGGACAATATCTGGGCAGTCAACAGACTAAAGCGGCCAATCAGCTGGTGTGGTTTGCCGGGGTCACCTCGGTTAGCATCTTGGTGTTGATTTATCTGTTTCGGACAGCCATTCTGCATGGACTGTTTGGTCAGATTTCCAATGAGGTTTATGGTCATGCCAGTAGCTATTTATTAATTGTTGCCGCATCGATTCCTTTTCTGGGCATATATAACGCCACGGCAGCTGTCTTTCGAACCATGGGAAATTCTAAATTACCGATGAAAATCATGCTGGTGATGAATATCA
This window encodes:
- a CDS encoding zinc ribbon domain-containing protein YjdM, with the translated sequence MEQLPNCPKCNSEYTYEDGELLICPECAHEWTVDAANENSGDEKIVKDSNGNVLTNGDTVILIKDLKVKGSSQDLKKGTKVKNIRLVDGDHNIDCKIDGFGAMSLKLEFVKKA